AAATTGAGGCCGCGCGGATGAGAGATATCTTCTCTAATTCGCCCCACATACACAGGATCAGTTCCTGAGGCATGTTTAACAGCCGTTGGGTATCCGCCGTCTTGACGATCATCAACTACCACTATTCCGTCAAAATTGCGTAATAATTCAGTAGCTTGCTCGACCGATATTTTTTCACGTGTTTCGATATGCAGCGCTTCAGAGTGACCATAAAAAACCGGCACGCGCACCGCCGTCGGATTAACTTCTATACGATCATCCCCCAGAATTTTCTTGGTTTCCCATACCATTTTCATTTCTTCTTTGGTGTACCCGTTTTCCATAAACACATCAATTTGCGGCAACACATTAAACGCAATCTGTTGTGGGTAAACCTCAGTTTCAACAGTCTTACCGTTCAGTAGTGCCGCCGTCTGTGATGCCAACTCTTCCATCGCAGGTTTGCCAGTACCGGACACCGCCTGATAAGTACACACATTGATTCGCTCAATACCTACCGCATCATGAATTGGCTTAAGTGCTACTAGCATCTGTATGGTTGAGCAATTTGGGTTAGCTATAATATTAGTATCACGATACTGCGCTATAGCTTCGGGGTTAACCTCTGGCACGACTAACGGTTTATCGTCGTCATAACGAAAGTGAGAGGTATTGTCTATAACGACGCAGCCGGCTGCGGCAGCACGCGGCGCAAACTCGGCTGAAATACTACCACCAGCTGAGAACAGACCTATATCCGCTTTAGAAAAGTCAAAAGTAGCCAAATCTTCTACACGAATATTTTTACCTTTGAATTTGCGCGTTGCACCGGCTGAGCGCTCACTGGCCAATAGAAAAAGCTCTTTGACTGGAAAATCTCTGGCCTCAAGCACGTCGATCAAGGTTTCTCCGACGGCTCCAGTCGCGCCGACAATCGCTACGTTATATAGTTTGGGGGAATTATTTGAATTAGACGCGCTCATACAACAGTTCTCAATACTAAAATCAGGTTAATTAAATTTGCTCGTTTCACAATACGCTCACACGATCATCCTGATACCCAACGAAGATGCCTACACCATTAAAATTGACAGCTTCGATACTTGGCGGTACCTTTTAATTTGGTTTAACGACATTTTTAAACCAATTTGACGACACGTTTGAACTTCTGGCCATTGATCGGGAAAGCAAAGCAAGCTCCAACAATATACTTCGCTACTCACGCATTTGGATAGGCGTCGCATCAGCTTCAAGCCGACACGCTATCAAGCTGAGAAAAACTAGCACAGGTAGCTGCAATTAGTTTCAAACACGCAGTAGCAGCGCGCGATTCTATCACGCTAACCAGTATTCAAAGAAGAGCAAATGAACAAGCATACCGCCCACACTCCCCAGAAAATGACACCTAACTTGGGTTTCCTAAAATTTTGGCAGGCGATCGGGGAAGAGCTTGGCAACTCAAAACTCAAAATAAACACCTCTGCCAGCACTGTGCGCCAAATCCTCGCGCCCAACAGTGATCATCGTGAATACTTAAGTGAAATAATCCGCTTGAGCTATACACGCAGCCGGTGCACCAATCTTAATGATGCAATTGATCTAAATTCAGTACTCGACGTATTGGGGGAAACCGCTTTTGAGCTACAAGGCCAACATGCCGATGATCTATTGGACATCGAGCTTCTGGAGGAAATAGCGTGGGTTGTGTCTGAACGCTTCGGGGCATACCTACAAACCGAATCAACGCAGCAGAATAGCTCAAACGGCAACTCAACAGCCCGCATCATATCGCTGAGCAAAATCAAAACTCTGCAAGCCAATAAATACCTTTAAGGCCCGGCCACTGAGGTCTCTCAATCACTTTATTCTAACAATGATGTTCCGCTCAATATTCTTAGTAATTCTTCCTCATCAGCGGTCGGAACACCAAGCTCCTCGGCCTTAGTAGCTTTACTGCCAGCATCAGCACCGACGATCACTAAACTGGTTTTTTTTGAGACACTTCCAGCGACTTTCGCGCCTAAACTTTGTAGTTTTTTCTTAGCATCAGAGCGACTCATTGATTCGAGCGCACCAGTTAGCACCACCGTTTTACCGGCCATCGGTAAGCTATCAGGATCCGGCTGCGCTTGCACATCAATAACCGTATATCGAACACCGCGATCCAACAACGATTGAATAACCTGTTTGTTATTTTCACCATGAAAGAATGACACGATGTTGTGCGCCACGATTGGCCCGATATCGGGCATAGACTCAAGCGTCTCTTGGTCAGCTGACTCAACGGCCTCGATTGATCCGAACCGTAGCGCTAGTTGCTGGGCCGTGGTCTCGCCCACTTGTGGAATACCTAAAGCAAAGAGCAAACGCTCTAATTCAGTTTGCTTACTACTCTCTATAGAGTCGATAACATTTTGCGCTGATTTTTCTGCAAACCCTTCTAACTCGACAATCTGCTCGAAGCTTAGCGTATATAAGTCGGATACATTAGCAATCAACTCTTGATCGACCAATGCGTCCACAATCTTATCACCTAAGCCGTCAATATCCATCGCTTTACGTGAGACGAAAT
The sequence above is a segment of the Arenicella xantha genome. Coding sequences within it:
- a CDS encoding aspartate-semialdehyde dehydrogenase, which codes for MSASNSNNSPKLYNVAIVGATGAVGETLIDVLEARDFPVKELFLLASERSAGATRKFKGKNIRVEDLATFDFSKADIGLFSAGGSISAEFAPRAAAAGCVVIDNTSHFRYDDDKPLVVPEVNPEAIAQYRDTNIIANPNCSTIQMLVALKPIHDAVGIERINVCTYQAVSGTGKPAMEELASQTAALLNGKTVETEVYPQQIAFNVLPQIDVFMENGYTKEEMKMVWETKKILGDDRIEVNPTAVRVPVFYGHSEALHIETREKISVEQATELLRNFDGIVVVDDRQDGGYPTAVKHASGTDPVYVGRIREDISHPRGLNLWVVADNVRKGAATNSVQIAECLVKDYL